Sequence from the Orcinus orca chromosome 11, mOrcOrc1.1, whole genome shotgun sequence genome:
aatgaaaatcaatgtgTGTGATGAAAAGATGAGCATGACCTCTGGGGATTTTAAGCTTCATGATGATTTAATAGCAAATCATTGTAAATTCAGCAGACTTGACTTTCccaataaacatttactttaaaggagaaaaaaaaagtactaaattGGGAATACAGGGTCAACAATAAGGGGATAAGAAAGATCTGGAAAGGAAGGCCAAGTTAAAGAGTCAATGAAGCAACATCTGGAGAAATGGTTTAAGACGTGTTCCTGTTGAAGCTTACTTATGTGTGCCTACTTGGCAAAAAGTGTGGATCAGTCATTCAAGTCTAAACATCAAGGGACAGAATAAAAAACACAATCATGTAAAACACTGATCCTATCCCACTCTGCACTGTCACTTTCACCTGACAGAAATCTTTCGTCAGCTCTGCAGCATTGACAAGTAGGAGCTGGAGCTTCATGACTGCTCTTTGCCTATTCCTTTCCAACTGGAACAGGATATCAACCTAGCCATGTTATAAACATTGATAAATGGCTGTTTTCCCCGTGGGCTTAGAATGAAAGATCTGGTTTTCATGGAGTTAACAAGAgctagtggggagggaggggagcaaaGAGCAGAAGAATGATGGAAGAGAATGAGTCCACATAGTTTTATGTGGTTGGAAATGGAAGATTCAGGGACTTAATGACTTCTGTGACCCTGAATACCTCTATTATTCTTTCAATTTTCAGAAAGGATAAATTGTACTTCTATGTGGAAACGATACATTTACTGGTTCTGAGTTGTCATTTATCTTACGCTACTCTTCAGTCTCTATACCAGTATTTTAGAAGTTGTCTTGAGTGAGCAGTTATCAGTTCCTCTAGGTGCTGTCTAGTTGCTGGGTTGGTACTGGTAGCAAAGTAGCAAAAGAAATTCTAGTTGGGGATACACAATTGAGTTTTATACAGTTTTATATatgtggatatgtgtgtgtgtgtttgcttaaaTAAGTGTGCAATTTCTAACACTTGCACCTGAAATCGTCCTAATACATAGGAAATCCACTGCCTGAGACTGTGATCCTTTAAGTTAAAGCATGATATAAATACGGAGACTTTGTGCCCAAACTGGCTTATGTAAGGAGATCACCTTGCCATAATATTAAAGTTAATGTTACGGAATCAAATGGGTAAGATTCCTGGCTAGTAGCCCAGTTCACAGATCAGACTAACCCGAGTTTTAATGCAAGCTCCTCGGGCAAGTTCCAGAATTTTACTTAgcttcctttctgcattttaaagtgaaaacagTATCGGTAAGGCTGTTCGTATATGCTGTACAAAATAACTGCATggcatatatgtaaataaataacccGTTCCCGACCTACCAAGAGTTAAAACGCTAAACGCTGAATACCGTTTTAAGCAGCAGACAGGAAGGGGCGGAGCGCCAGCCGCAGCCCCCGCCTCACCGCCGTTAGGGAAGCAGCTGCGGCTACGTCAGGCGCGAGTGTAAGCCCAGCTGCCGCTTagcccccggcccctcccggTCGCCGCCGTCAGTCGGGGGTCCGCGGGGTCTACGGTCACCCTGCGCTCCAGGCACCGCGTCCATGGCCACCGCGGCGGCTCCGTCATCCTTGGCTCTCAAAGCCTCGAGCCTGGCCGCGGCCCCCGGCTCGTACGGGGTCTTCTGCAAGGGGCTCTCCCGCACCCTCCTCGCCTTCTTCGAGCTGGCCTGGCAGCTGCGCATGAACTTCCCGTACTTCTACATCGCGGGCTCCGTGGTCCTCAACATCCGCTTGCAGGTACACTTTTAGAGCCCTGAGGAAGCCGGCGGTACCCCGGGCCTGCCTTATGGCCGACTCCCAGGAGACCCCGCGGCGCCGCGGAGCTGGGGGCGAGGAGTTTCTCTGTCTCGCGAGAGTGCCTGGGCTCCCTCCGCGGCTGTGCTCTCCGCTCTCAGCCAAGCTCCTGTACTGTCACTGAGACCTTGCCGAGATTGGGAAGAGGAAATACGCGATTCCGGGAGCCGAGAAAGAACTTCAGCTAAGACCCACGACAATATTTAAGAAGCTGTGCATCCTTAAAACAAAAACGGGACGAACAGGCTGCATGACAAAAAGGGAAAGGTACTAAAATTTTCAGGACAAAAATGTACAACAAGCTCATGGTccatattaatttaataaataagtaaatttcggGAGTATGAGACTGGAATATAAGCAGGACGCTGAATGAGTAAGAAGCTGGGGAGATCTTAAGGATATGCTGTGGAGGGCATATATTTCTTCATCccacaagaaaaaacaatgaCGATCAGAAGCTTTCACTGAAAAAAACTGTACAGGAAACACATCCTTCAAATACCAAACAATGTAAAATGCTGCAGGATTTTGAACAGAGGGAGTGTAAGAAAGTGGACTCTATTTCAGTGTCCCTATGAGTAACATGCAGTTCAAAATCTTGGAGCCAAAGAAGGAAATACAGTCATAGCACAAAGCTTGGCGACTTATCGAATAACatttaaataatcataataatgtaAATGCTGTTTatgattttcatctttttaagaGAATACTTACAGTTACAAAGTTTGAATGCACATGTTATCAGCCTTGATGGTGTAAAAGTGAGGGTACCTGGAATGGTAATGGTGTCTTTTAAAGTGGGAAGCTGAGAGGAAAATTCTGTTGTCGATGGGGGAAGAgggcattttattatttaaagagtAGCCATAAAGTTGCTTAAATGTAACTAtatgaaggagagaagagaaggggagaacAGCATGAGGTCAACAAGAAATGCCTAGAGGTTAGAGTTAGGGTGGAATGTTTCAGATTACCTGATGTATTTGGAGTCAAGAGATTTTTAGATTTCAGAGAGTCTGGAGACGAATTAGTGGTCTgcaaaattttttctaattaaggAAGCAAAGCTGAGGCAGTTGTAAACCccgggaaaaataaaaaaattttttcaagaaCTACACTGCATAACTCCACTGTGAAGAATATTACTACTCATCATATAAAGCCAGTTTTAATTATATAAACACTGAATACAGGTAAATTATTAGGTAACATTGGAACgactggagaagagagagatgtaTATGTAATGGGGGAGAATCAATCAAGATCTGATATagaaaagttgattttaaaaaagcagtatAACTTGTCACTTAGAAAGAGTACAATAAGAAATAGCTAAGAGTTAAAATTGGTAGTCtctggagaaagaaaatcagGGATAGAAAGGTGGAGGACTGCTGTTTTTCACTACCAGTCTAACAGTAACGGTGATTTTTCttagccgtgtgtgtgtgtgtgtgtgtgtgtgtgtgtgtgaagatatatatagatatagatatcagGCAGACCTCTGTTAAAATACAAACTAATTTTGTGGTCCAGGTGAGCCCATTAATCTGCCTAAACCCCAGTTTTCTCAATTCTATTAAATGAGAGTAAAAATACTCACCTTGAAAGATCAgtcaagaattaaaaataagccTGACTTAGTGCTTGATACATACCGTACACAGTAAAGAGTATTTGTTATAACAGAATATTTCATTAGCTTgtgaataaaacttaaaactctCATATGGAGTGCCTGCTTTTCCATTGGAGGGTTTTAGTACTGAAGGAGGTTTGTAGATTCCTGACAATGGGGGTGTAGGGAAGACCCTCCAGGAAGAGACATTTGAGCTGAAAGGGGCAATTATTTGCCAAAGTAAAGATTTAAACTATTTGTAGTGTTCTGTATTCCACTAATTGTATCCAACAAACAAGTGTACTCtaggaatataaaataagtgCCCCCTGTAGCACAATGTCTTGCTTTGAGTAACTTCTTCTACCCTTCATTCCTTGTCTCCAGCCAAAGTAGAGTACATCTTCACTTTTCTACGTCGTACGCTTTCTTCAACCTTCtgtaccttttttgtttttttgacttaTGGTTACTCTACCTGTGTTTTAAGGCTGAACTTAGACATCACTTTTTCCATTAAGTTTTTCCCAGATGCTCCTGACCAGATTAGAGATCATTTCTTTTAATCCATCTAAAGGGCTGTGTTAATATCAACCTATGCCATTTTCATAGGCTTCCTTATTTGTGCCTAATTGTGCATTAATTATCAGATgcagttttttaaagaatatccAAGACGACAGGTTTCCGGACTATGATCTCTTCCCTTGGTAATTACATATTGCTGTGAAAGTGCAGGGACTAAAACATTTTAGTCTAAAATACCAGAAATGTAATTTGATCAATGAAATAATTCAGTATTGCCAATGGGCTTACAAATGGTGGGCACCACTATTTCCTAGAGGCACTAATGTCCCAATTTGTAACACAAAAGAATGAGGCTGCCATTAGCCCTGGAATGGTGACATACAGGGATTTGGGTGGCTAATGAACATGTGCCTTCCTcaacctttttttcttcatattagtGTTTTGCTACactgaagaaactaaggcactTCAGCAGATTTATTATTATATCCTCCACTAGATTAGAAGCCCTATGAGGGAAGGTACTATATCCTATCGAATTTTACAGCCTGTAATATCAGCAAATATATAGTAGGAACTGAATGAAAGCTCCATGATTTACCATTTATTCTTAACAATTGCTCTTAAAACCAGATGTGTATTTTTCTTCCTACATGATACAACTCAGTAAAGTTTCCCATGGAAGAAAACAAGATTTTTGCTCTACTTATTATTAACCACTTACTATTCTAATTTACAAGGAATTTTATTCCTCCTGGCATCCTTCCAGGTCACATCCATGAAGCCAAAGATTTTCTCAATCCCCAGCCTAGAGTATTGCCTAATGTGagtaaatattgttgaatgaatgccaAATTAGTTGGTTTTTCTACACTTAGCagtcaataaaagaaataaagatgtgtTTGTCCCTGATACTAAAGTCATCTACTTTATTTCTCCCATAAATCAAGCTTTTTCAGGCCTTGAAGAATATTGATTGGCCCAGAGATCTCAAAGTTGAAGAAGCAAAGAGATGGCATGATTCTGatcaataaagaaaaacactTGTTTATGCAGTTCACCTGACAAGAATGCTGGGGGAATGGAGACTCTTAATAGTTTAAAGGGAAATAGTGATCATAGTAAACACATAACCTAAGGGTTAGggagcaagatttttttttttaaggattttaaaattGAGGGTAAAAATACTTATGATTAGTTGGCTAAAAGAATGTatcatcaggacttccctggtggtccagtggttaaggctttgccttccaatacagggggtgtgggttcgatccctggtcaaggagctaagatcccacgtgccttgcggccataaaaccaaaacaaaacagaagcaatattgtaacaaattcaataaagactttaaaaatggtccacatcaaaaaaaaaaaaaaaaaaccttgaaaaaaaagaacatatcactatcagcatgtttttaaaatgttattgagaTTTTAAT
This genomic interval carries:
- the SMIM10L1 gene encoding small integral membrane protein 10-like protein 1, whose amino-acid sequence is MATAAAPSSLALKASSLAAAPGSYGVFCKGLSRTLLAFFELAWQLRMNFPYFYIAGSVVLNIRLQVHF